One Polynucleobacter necessarius genomic window, ACACTGTTTCAGTAAATGGGGTAATTGGCAAGATAACGTCAGCCACTTCCAATAAGTCTGCCGACTTAAATGCGCTCAATGCAATCACCGTATTTGCTTTTGCTAATGCCTCTCTTGCCTGCTGAGGATTAGGTAGATCCGAATCCGGATCAATGTTCATTAACAGGACGGCGCGGCGCTCACCAGTCAATACTGACTCAACACCTGCGCCGTTTGCGTTAACTAACGATGCACCAACGGCATTACCACCCTCTAGTAAAAATCCAAGGGTTGCGCCAGTCTGTTGTGCAATAAATTGCGCCAATACATGCAAATCAGCTGCTTGAGGATGGCTAGTTGCCGCAGAACCAATCAACACGGACACGTTTGAACCGGACAGCAGTGCATCAGCAATCTTCTGAGTTTGCGGAGAAACAGCAATGTTTGGCGTTCCCGCTTGGGCAGCAACTGACTTCGCCTTTGCTACCGCTAGTGCAACTTGGCCTAATGTATTGACCCAGGCGCCGGGAGCCGCAGCAATACCGAATGAAGGAATTAACCAATCATCGCCGCCAGCATCAATACGAGCAACTTGCAAGCCGCGCTTGACAACGGTCCGCAAACGTGCGGCAAGAATCGGTTGATCTTTGCGCAAGAAGCTACCAATAATCAAGACGCGATCCAGGTCGCTGAACTTAGCGATTGGCATACCCAACCATGGTGCTGGAGCAGCTCCAGAAATATTCACTTGGCGCAGACGGGTTTCGATTTGATTTGAGCCAAGGCCACGTACTAATTTTTGCAAAAGATAGAGCTCTTCAGTGCTAGAAATCGGATGCGCCAATGCGCCAACCGACTGCACACCACTCTCAGCGGAGATTTTCTGCAGAGAGCTTGCAACATAATCCAGCGCAGATTGCCAATCAGTTTCTAACCACTGTCCACCCCGCTTCACCATAGGTGCAGTGACACGGTCTGCGCTGTTTAATCCTTCGTATGCAAAGCGATCACGGTCGCTAATCCAGCATTCATTAATAGCTTCATTCTCTAAAGCTACGACACGCATTACCTTGTTGTTTTTGGTTTGAACGGTTGTGTTTGAGCCCAGGCTATCGTGCGGGCTCACAGAGCGCTTACGACCCAATTCCCAAGTGCGCGCTTCATAGCGGAATGGCTTGCTGGTTAATGCACCAACTGGACACAAATCAATCATGTTTCCAGAAAGCTCTGAATCGACTGTTTGACCAACAAAAGTCGTGATCTCCGAGTGCTCGCCACGGTTGATCATGCCAAGCTCCATCACACCAGCAACTTCTTGTCCAAAACGAACGCAACGTGTGCAGTGAATGCAGCGACTCATCTCTTGCATAGAGATCAATGGCCCAGCATTCTTATGGAATACCACTCGCTTTTCTTCGTCATAGCGAGAATTGGATTTACCGTAACCCACTGCCAAATCTTGTAGTTGACACTCACCACCTTGATCGCAAATCGGGCAATCTAATGGGTGGTTGATCAATAAGAATTCCATTACGGAGCGCTGGGCTTCTACAGCTTTTGCGGAATGCGTAAAAACCTTCATTCCTTGAGTAACTGGAGTGGCACAGGCAGGCAATGGTTTTGGCGCTTTTTCTACTTCAACAAGGCACATACGGCAGTTCGCCGCAATCGATAACTTCTTGTGATAGCAGAAGTGCGGCACATAAGTACCGAGCTTATTCGCGGCGTGCATCACCATCGAACCTTGCGGAACTTCTACAGTCTTGCCATCTAATTCGATTTCTACCATACTCACTTTAAGATGTCCCGTGCTCAATAACTTACAAAGGTTTAGCAGAATCTAAGCAACGCTTATGTTCTACGTGATACGCAAATTCATCCATGTAATGTTTCAACATGCCACGCACTGGCATTGCCGCTGCATCACCCAAGGCGCAAATCGTACGACCTTGGATATTGGCTGCTACATCGTTGAGCAAATCCAAATCCTCAGGTCGACCTTGGCCATGTTCTATACGATGAACAATGCGCCACAACCAGCCAGTACCTTCACGGCAAGGCGTACATTGTCCGCAAGATTCTTCGTGATAGAAATACGATAAGCGTTCTAATGCGCGCACCATGCAACGCGTTTCATTCATAACGATGACCGCACCAGAACCCAACATTGAGCCTGCCTTGGCAATACTGTCGTAATCCATGGTCAGATCCATCATCTGGGCACCTGGAATGACGGGGGCCGATGAGCCGCCTGGGATAACTGCCTTGATAGCTTTTCCGTCACGCATGCCACCCGCCAACTTGAGAAGCTCAGCAAACGGTGTGCCTAGTGGAATTTCATAATTACCGGGATGCACTACATCGCCAGAGACGGAGAAAATCTTCGTACCACCGTTATTAGGCTTACCAAGATCTAAGTACGCTTGCCCACCAATCGCCAAGATAAATGGCACAGCAGCAAATGTTTCGGTGTTGTTAATGGTTGTTGGTTTGCCGTACAAACCAAAGCTGGCTGGGAATGGCGGCTTAAAGCGAGGCTGACCCTTTTTACCCTCCAATGATTCCAGCAAAGCAGTCTCTTCACCGCAGATGTACGCACCCCAACATGGAGCTGCATGCAACTGGAATGAGAAGTCGCTGCCTAAAATTTTATCGCCCAGATACCCTGCAGCACGCGCTTCCTCCAAGGCCTCTTCAAAGCGGGAATAGACTTCCCAGATTTCGCCATGGATGTAGTTGTAACCTGCTGAGATGCCCATAGTGTAGGCGCCGATAATCATGCCCTCAATCAATGCATGCGGGTTGTAACGCATGATGTCGCGGTCTTTAAATGTGCCGGGCTCACCTTCTTCGCTGTTGCATACCAAATATTTCTGGCCAGGGAACTGACGCGGCATAAAACTCCACTTCAATCCAGTCGGGAAACCTGCACCTCCGCGACCACGCAGTGAAGAAGCTTTTAATTCCGCAATAATGGCGTCTGGAGCCACCTTGTCGTTAATCAAGCAACGTAACTGTTGATAGCCTCCACGACTTTCGTAATCTTTTAAGCGCCAGTTCTCACCATTCAATCCCGCAAGAATCAATGGCTTAATGTGACGATCGTGCAAACTGGTCATGCCGCCTTTCCTTCTGCACGCAACTCATTCAAAAGAGCATCAATCTTTTCTTTACTCATAAAACTACACATACGCTTGTCATTAACCAACATGACTGGTGAGTCGCCGCACGCACCCATGCACTCACCCTCTTTTAATGTAAAGGTACCGCAAGGCGTAGTTTCATTGAAACCAATGCCCAACGTTTCTTTGAGGTAAGTTGCCGCAGTTTCACCGTGCGTTAATTGACACGGTAAATTTGTACAGATCACCAACTTGTACTTCCCAATGGGCTTGGTGTTATACATGTTGTAAAACGTTGCTACTTCTTCTACTGCAATCGTTGGCATTTCTAATATTTGCGCAACGGTAGCGATTACCTCAGGGGATACCCAACCCACTTCAGTTTGAGCGGCAATCAACGATGCCATTACAGCAGATTGCTTTTGCTCAGATGGATATTTAGCGACGTTACGGGCAATATCTGCCAGCGTTTTTTCGGATAGTTGAAGCGTTGTTGTCATGAAATCTTCCTTGGCACACTGTAATTAGCGGTCAATTTCCCCGAACACAATATCTTGCGTGCCAATGATGGTCACTGCATCAGCCAACATATGGCCACGTGACATCTCATCCATAGCGGAGAGATGTACAAATCCAGGAGCACGAATCTTCATGCGGTATGGTTTATTGGCACCATCTGAAATGAGGTAAATGCCAAACTCGCCTTTAGGGTGCTCAACTGCTGAATAGGCTTCACCATCAGGCACATGAATACCTTCAGTAAATAGTTTGAAATGGTGAATCAACTCTTCCATATTGGTCTTCATGTCCACGCGTTTTGGTGGAGAAACCTTATGGTTATCACTCATGACTGGGCCTGGATTTGCTTTTAACCAAGCCACACATTGTTTGATGATCCGATTCGATTGGCGCATTTCTTCCATACGAACAAGATAACGATCATATGAATCACCGTTTACGCCTACTGGAATATCAAAGTCGAGACGGTCATACACTTCGTATGGTTGCTTCTTACGCAAATCCCACTCGATACCGGACCCACGCAACATCGGACCAGTAAAGCCCAGTTGTAAAGCACGCTCCGGACTAACGATGCCAATATTGACTAAACGTTGTTTC contains:
- the nuoE gene encoding NADH-quinone oxidoreductase subunit NuoE, with product MTTTLQLSEKTLADIARNVAKYPSEQKQSAVMASLIAAQTEVGWVSPEVIATVAQILEMPTIAVEEVATFYNMYNTKPIGKYKLVICTNLPCQLTHGETAATYLKETLGIGFNETTPCGTFTLKEGECMGACGDSPVMLVNDKRMCSFMSKEKIDALLNELRAEGKAA
- the nuoG gene encoding NADH-quinone oxidoreductase subunit NuoG, whose product is MVEIELDGKTVEVPQGSMVMHAANKLGTYVPHFCYHKKLSIAANCRMCLVEVEKAPKPLPACATPVTQGMKVFTHSAKAVEAQRSVMEFLLINHPLDCPICDQGGECQLQDLAVGYGKSNSRYDEEKRVVFHKNAGPLISMQEMSRCIHCTRCVRFGQEVAGVMELGMINRGEHSEITTFVGQTVDSELSGNMIDLCPVGALTSKPFRYEARTWELGRKRSVSPHDSLGSNTTVQTKNNKVMRVVALENEAINECWISDRDRFAYEGLNSADRVTAPMVKRGGQWLETDWQSALDYVASSLQKISAESGVQSVGALAHPISSTEELYLLQKLVRGLGSNQIETRLRQVNISGAAPAPWLGMPIAKFSDLDRVLIIGSFLRKDQPILAARLRTVVKRGLQVARIDAGGDDWLIPSFGIAAAPGAWVNTLGQVALAVAKAKSVAAQAGTPNIAVSPQTQKIADALLSGSNVSVLIGSAATSHPQAADLHVLAQFIAQQTGATLGFLLEGGNAVGASLVNANGAGVESVLTGERRAVLLMNIDPDSDLPNPQQAREALAKANTVIALSAFKSADLLEVADVILPITPFTETVSTFVNAEGRVQTIQPSVKPLGDSRPAWKVLRVLGGLLGLDGFLYNLPEEVIGEALGDNYCTRLNNDSSAAGVSNNHSIMVGLERLADVNIYAGDAIVRRSSALQLTRDAKRGNQAGINSTLFAELGLKEGDSVTVAQGNASVTLPATLEANLASGVVRLSAGTVVSASLGSMFGPVTVIKA
- the nuoF gene encoding NADH-quinone oxidoreductase subunit NuoF: MTSLHDRHIKPLILAGLNGENWRLKDYESRGGYQQLRCLINDKVAPDAIIAELKASSLRGRGGAGFPTGLKWSFMPRQFPGQKYLVCNSEEGEPGTFKDRDIMRYNPHALIEGMIIGAYTMGISAGYNYIHGEIWEVYSRFEEALEEARAAGYLGDKILGSDFSFQLHAAPCWGAYICGEETALLESLEGKKGQPRFKPPFPASFGLYGKPTTINNTETFAAVPFILAIGGQAYLDLGKPNNGGTKIFSVSGDVVHPGNYEIPLGTPFAELLKLAGGMRDGKAIKAVIPGGSSAPVIPGAQMMDLTMDYDSIAKAGSMLGSGAVIVMNETRCMVRALERLSYFYHEESCGQCTPCREGTGWLWRIVHRIEHGQGRPEDLDLLNDVAANIQGRTICALGDAAAMPVRGMLKHYMDEFAYHVEHKRCLDSAKPL